A window of the Gossypium hirsutum isolate 1008001.06 chromosome A05, Gossypium_hirsutum_v2.1, whole genome shotgun sequence genome harbors these coding sequences:
- the LOC107960413 gene encoding uncharacterized protein, translating to MAMRSDFAQKLLDDLRLRKERMAASQSSKGTNPTVAVEHFPETYAISTSSGTYAYAYSKTAYKSSRESKTLKTTGFRVGSTQKMASGGRKSDTTEKVSNQIVPFGRGQKSEQIGNLSMALAFEIGNGGKLRAESSGKSSIFSFLHSMGRKQMGYRKMERRNSSVNSHKPSSSQLPTLSHLHIEEISRGVQKLNQILKACSNGLNFDRYSIEIGRELLKGARDSEESLGMLVKLQEDSEYMIRPRRKSRITLLEEDEDDDENTVKIVDQMQLGRPRFSNYNDIQEVARTDLRLRLAALTYSSDVSDSKHKNDVLASSNSHSHKRLVSYVPDTKSNTAFSEQSRSSSVHFKQGKSRISNVITTLMGLDEHPRNIDSKVTKKVTGNQKVVGVVTKTPAKDTKKAEQGTKDSAALAHHLPPVKEKATTASKTPLTQDKVTAQAGKTLTTRNGSTSVAAHDKLPPQKNFKDNKPVTSLRKALIEVDKQQEKPEYSECIPQRESRHANKLLLGNQQKLQSNHGFQEVQMLQKSELRGKKQQSELKEEQSTEQILRRKKQKGNELFSKPMSGATNLQKKQPQMKQAETSRKGPSKHIDVTKLNGFPDGRHHQNLARTGSSKIKGSLDRNSGQHYTQGVIESESLKDQNLFAVDEKPVQGQTTMKARTINVYKHGSSISQDTEKARQEKLAISSEADQMKTSRFEEVEPQIIRSNKSVASKQISSVEAQKNSILCSPLEDGCQSLNELQALAWRESCQNRSVPLVTKEQQDQEPDFGKDEELKFKNNISEPLHETREESREMPCTPQSQHQRTCDSEMPEPLTESENHPEEIRTKSVQFMNTAEALFKLNILHTNSHNHQDQESKLVLDCGYEVMKSEGIRQELSVHPFLKVTIIPNKKKTLDELVKQMCEDIDKLKLYRRGRRENSPFEDYLPKMLEADVNNKEPHLNCMWDMGWNSMMFAFLEKDYVVRDAEKYVLNGLLDEMTRDLFTGVSVSV from the exons ATGGCTATGAGATCGGATTTTGCACAGAAGCTGTTAGATGACCTTCGGTTGCGGAAGGAACGGATGGCTGCCTCTCAGAGCTCAAAGGGTACAAATCCAACGGTTGCAGTTGAGCATTTTCCTGAAACCTACGCAATAAGCACCAGTAGTGGAACAT ATGCATATGCTTACTCCAAGACAGCCTATAAATCATCCAGGGAATCAAAGACACTCAAAACA ACTGGTTTTAGAGTTGGAAGCACACAAAAGATGGCTAGTGGAGGCAGGAAATCAGACACCACTGAGAAGGTATCGAATCAAATTGTTCCTTTTGGTAGAGGCCAGAAGTCAGAACAAATAGGAAATCTGTCAATGGCCCTGGCTTTTGAAATTGGAAATGGTGGAAAGCTAAGAGCAGAGTCTTCGGGCAAAAGTTCAATTTTCAGTTTTCTGCATAGCATGGGTAGGAAACAGATGGGTTACAGGAAGATGGAAAGAAGAAACAGTAGTGTAAATAGTCATAAACCTTCAAGTAGCCAACTACCTACTCTCTCACATCTCCATATTGAAGAAATATCAAGGGGTGTACAAAAGTTGAATCAGATCCTCAAAGCCTGCTCTAATGGACTCAACTTTGACAGATATTCAATAGAAATTGGAAGGGAACTATTAAAAGGAGCAAGGGATTCAGAGGAATCTCTAGGGATGCTCGTAAAACTGCAGGAGGATTCAGAGTACATGATAAGGCCACGGAGAAAAAGTCGGATAACATTGCTAGAGgaggatgaagatgatgatgagaaCACTGTCAAAATAGTTGATCAAATGCAATTGGGAAGACCAAGATTTTCGAATTATAATGACATTCAAGAAGTTGCAAGGACTGATCTCAGGCTGAGGCTGGCAGCTCTTACCTACTCTTCAGATGTTAGTGACTCCAAGCATAAGAATGATGTTCTAGCTTCCTCAAATTCACATTCTCACAAGCGATTAGTTAGCTATGTTCCAGACACCAAATCTAACACTGCGTTCTCCGAACAAAGCCGCTCCAGTTCAGTGCACTTCAAACAAGGAAAGTCCAGAATTTCAAATGTAATCACGACACTGATGGGGCTTGATGAACATCCCAGAAACATAGATTCAAAGGTCACCAAAAAGGTGACGGGAAATCAAAAGGTAGTAGGAGTGGTTACAAAGACACCAGCAAAGGATACCAAGAAGGCTGAACAAGGAACAAAAGATTCTGCAGCGCTGGCTCATCATCTCCCACCAGTAAAAGAAAAGGCAACAACAGCCAGCAAGACTCCATTGACTCAGGACAAAGTTACGGCACAAGCTGGAAAAACTTTGACAACTAGAAATGGCAGCACAAGTGTTGCCGCTCATGACAAATTACCACCACAAAAGAACTTCAAAGACAACAAACCAGTGACGAGCTTGAGAAAAGCCTTGATCGAGGTAGACAAACAACAAG AGAAGCCAGAGTATAGCGAATGCATACCTCAAAGGGAAAGCAGACATGCTAACAAGCTTCTCCTAGGCAATCAACAAAAGCTGCAAAGTAATCATGGATTTCAAGAGGTGCAAATGCTCCAAAAATCAGAGCTTCGTGGCAAAAAGCAACAGTCAGAACTGAAGGAAGAACAAAGTACTGAACAGATATTGCGGAGGAAGAAACAAAAGGGAAATGAACTATTCTCCAAACCAATGTCAGGTGCCACCAATTTGCAAAAGAAGCAGCCACAAATGAAACAAGCAGAAACTAGTAGGAAAGGCCCCAGCAAACATATTGATGTAACAAAATTAAATGGATTCCCAGATGGCAGGCACCACCAAAACCTAGCCAGGACTGGGAGTTCAAAAATTAAAGGTTCATTAGACAGAAACTCTGGTCAGCATTACACTCAAGGAGTTATTGAATCTGAATCTCTAAAAGATCAAAACCTGTTTGCCGTGGATGAGAAACCTGTTCAAGGGCAAACAACAATGAAGGCAAGAACCATAAATGTGTATAAACATGGGAGTTCCATTTCACAAGATACGGAAAAGGCAAGGCAGGAGAAACTTGCTATCTCAAGCGAAGCAGATCAAATGAAAACCAGCAGGTTTGAAGAAGTGGAACCACAGATCATTAGATCCAATAAATCAGTAGCAAGCAAACAAATATCAAGTGTAGAAGCACAGAAAAATTCTATTTTGTGCAGTCCTCTAGAAGATGGATGCCAAAGCCTAAATGAACTACAAGCTTTGGCTTGGAGAGAGAGT TGTCAAAATAGATCAGTGCCATTGGTTACAAAAGAACAGCAAGATCAAGAACCTGATTTTGGCAAAGACGAAGAGCTCAAGTTTAAGAACAACATATCTGAACCACTACATG AAACTCGTGAAGAGAGTAGAGAAATGCCTTGCACCCCCCAGTCGCAGCATCAAAGAACTTGTGATTCAGAGATGCCAGAACCACTGACAGAGAGTGAAAATCACCCCGAGGAGATACGTACGAAAAGTGTACAATTTATGAACACAGCAGAAGCACTTTTCAAACTCAACATTCTTCATACAAACAGTCACAACCATCAGGACCAAGAGAGCAAGCTCGTTTTAGACTGTGGCTACGAAGTAATGAAGAGTGAAGGAATAAGGCAGGAGCTAAGTGTTCACCCATTTCTAAAGGTAACTATCATTCCAAACAAGAAGAAAACTTTGGATGAATTGGTCAAGCAAATGTGTGAAGACATCGATAAGTTGAAATTATACAGAAGGGGCCGAAGAGAAAATTCCCCCTTCGAAGACTATCTACCAAAAATGCTTGAAGCCGATGTGAACAACAAGGAACCTCATCTGAATTGTATGTGGGACATGGGTTGGAACAGCATGATGTTTGCATTTCTCGAGAAAGATTATGTTGTAAGGGATGCAGAGAAGTATGTGCTTAATGGACTTCTAGATGAGATGACCAGAGATCTTTTCACAGGCGTAAGTGTTTCAGTTTAA
- the LOC107960416 gene encoding phosphatidylinositol transfer protein PDR16 isoform X2 translates to MLEETIKWRSTYKPEEIRWHEVAVEGETGKVYRASFHDRHGRTVLILRPGKQNTTSLDNQLRHLVYLIENAILNLPETQEQMAWLIDFTGWTLSTSVPIKSARDTINLLQNHYPERLAIAFLYNPPRIFEAFWKIVKYFMDAKTFQKVKFVYPKNTESVELMRSYFDEENLPTEFGGKAVLEYNHEEFSKQMSQDDIKSANLWGFDDKLQCIGNRHSGSDVAPEPVCLAPSAS, encoded by the exons ATGCTGGAAGAGACCATAAAATGGAGATCCACCTATAAGCCTGAGGAAATACGTTGG CACGAAGTTGCAGTGGAAGGCGAGACTGGAAAAGTATACAGGGCAAGCTTTCATGACCGACATGGTAGAACAGTTCTTATACTGCGACCAGGAAAGCAG AACACCACATCGTTGGACAATCAGCTTCGCCATTTGGTGTATCTGATAGAGAATGCAATCCTAAACCTTCCAGAGACCCAAGAACAGATGGCATGGTTGATAGACTTTACTGGGTGGACATTGAGCACAAGCGTGCCCATCAAGTCGGCTCGCGACACTATTAATCTATTACAAAACCACTACCCCGAGAGGTTGGCTATAGCATTTCTCTACAATCCCCCGAGAATTTTTGAAGCATTCTGGAAG ATTGTTAAGTACTTCATGGATGCAAAAACCTTCCAAAAGGTGAAGTTTGTGTACCCTAAGAATACAGAGAGCGTGGAGCTGATGAGATCGTATTTTGACGAGGAAAATCTACCAACTGAATTCGGAGGAAAGGCTGTATTGGAGTACAACCATGAAGAATTCTCGAAACAGATGAGCCAGGATGATATCAAGTCTGCCAATTTGTGGGGATTTGATGATAAACTCCAATGTATCGGCAACAGGCACTCTGGATCCGACGTTGCTCCAGAGCCAGTCTGCCTTGCACCATCAGCCAGTTGA
- the LOC107960416 gene encoding phosphatidylinositol transfer protein 3 isoform X1 produces the protein MFSRWSNSHHKKENDSLQQESKIKELQAAIGPLSGRSLKYCTDACLRRYLEARNWNADKSKKMLEETIKWRSTYKPEEIRWHEVAVEGETGKVYRASFHDRHGRTVLILRPGKQNTTSLDNQLRHLVYLIENAILNLPETQEQMAWLIDFTGWTLSTSVPIKSARDTINLLQNHYPERLAIAFLYNPPRIFEAFWKIVKYFMDAKTFQKVKFVYPKNTESVELMRSYFDEENLPTEFGGKAVLEYNHEEFSKQMSQDDIKSANLWGFDDKLQCIGNRHSGSDVAPEPVCLAPSAS, from the exons ATGTTTAGTAGATGGAGCAATTCACATCACAAGAAGGAGAATGATTCTTTGCAGCAAGAATCCAAG ATCAAGGAGCTTCAAGCTGCAATCGGACCACTGTCTGGTCGAAGTTTGAAATATTGTACTGATGCCTGCTTGAGGAGATACTTGGAGGCAAGAAACTGGAATGCTGATAAATCGAAGAAAATGCTGGAAGAGACCATAAAATGGAGATCCACCTATAAGCCTGAGGAAATACGTTGG CACGAAGTTGCAGTGGAAGGCGAGACTGGAAAAGTATACAGGGCAAGCTTTCATGACCGACATGGTAGAACAGTTCTTATACTGCGACCAGGAAAGCAG AACACCACATCGTTGGACAATCAGCTTCGCCATTTGGTGTATCTGATAGAGAATGCAATCCTAAACCTTCCAGAGACCCAAGAACAGATGGCATGGTTGATAGACTTTACTGGGTGGACATTGAGCACAAGCGTGCCCATCAAGTCGGCTCGCGACACTATTAATCTATTACAAAACCACTACCCCGAGAGGTTGGCTATAGCATTTCTCTACAATCCCCCGAGAATTTTTGAAGCATTCTGGAAG ATTGTTAAGTACTTCATGGATGCAAAAACCTTCCAAAAGGTGAAGTTTGTGTACCCTAAGAATACAGAGAGCGTGGAGCTGATGAGATCGTATTTTGACGAGGAAAATCTACCAACTGAATTCGGAGGAAAGGCTGTATTGGAGTACAACCATGAAGAATTCTCGAAACAGATGAGCCAGGATGATATCAAGTCTGCCAATTTGTGGGGATTTGATGATAAACTCCAATGTATCGGCAACAGGCACTCTGGATCCGACGTTGCTCCAGAGCCAGTCTGCCTTGCACCATCAGCCAGTTGA